From the Tribolium castaneum strain GA2 chromosome 2, icTriCast1.1, whole genome shotgun sequence genome, one window contains:
- the LOC663343 gene encoding FAD synthase, with product MALTTTSKLIRPSYHFRNMSSTQVKTAGILVIGDELLKGEVIDTNSPCITKEFHNIGVKVKKISVIGDEIDELSSEIRNFSKLYNYVITTGGIGPTHDDVTFEAVSRAFGIPLALNPQLRNLCQKFYNTTDDNHPGMKLAMVPESAKLTFSDQTNYPNVSVENVYMFPGIPELFRRSFLTLSSKLFKSDDTVFHCKALYVNLTEDKIADELGKLAADFPDVQVGSYPKLFHKLYKVKITMESTNENSVKAATDQLLAKFPKEAVVDVDNDSL from the exons aTGGCTTTAACCACGACGTCGAAGTTAATAAGGCCCTCATATCACTTCCGCAACATGTCTTCAACTCAAGTAAAAACAGCCGGAATTTTAG TTATAGGAGACGAGCTCCTTAAGGGCGAAGTAATCGACACGAACTCCCCGTGCATTACAAAGGAATTCCACAACATTGGCGTTAAGGTCAAAAAG ATTTCTGTTATAGGCGACGAAATTGACGAGCTAAGTTCCGAGATCCGCAATTTCAGCAAGTTGTACAATTACGTGATCACGACGGGGGGCATAGGCCCCACACACGACGACGTGACCTTTGAAG CCGTGTCCAGAGCCTTCGGAATCCCGCTCGCCCTCAACCCGCAGCTCCGCAACCTTTGCCAGAAGTTCTACAACACGACGGACGACAACCACCCGGGCATGAAGCTGGCCATG GTTCCTGAGTCGGCGAAATTGACCTTTTCCGATCAAACAAACTACCCGAATGTCTCAGTCGAGAACGTTTACATGTTCCCGGGCATACCTGAGCTTTTCCGGAGGTCTTTTCTCACGCTGAGCTCGAAGCTGTTCAAGTCGGACGATACGGTTTTCCACTGCAAGGCCCTCTATGTCAATCTAACGGAGGACAAAATCGCGGACGAATTGGGGAAATTGGCGGCGGATTTTCCGGACGTGCAAGTCGGGTCGTACCCGAAGTTGTTCCACAA GCTGTACAAAGTCAAGATTACAATGGAGTCGACTAACGAAAATTCGGTCAAAGCCGCCACCGACCAGCTACTCGCCAAGTTTCCCAAGGAGGCTGTTGTAGACGTAGATAACGATAGTTTGTAA